A window of the Hypomesus transpacificus isolate Combined female chromosome 10, fHypTra1, whole genome shotgun sequence genome harbors these coding sequences:
- the LOC124472163 gene encoding ras-related protein Rap-2b translates to MREYKVVVLGSGGVGKSALTVQFVTGSFIEKYDPTIEDFYRKEIEVDSSPSVLEILDTAGTEQFASMRDLYIKNGQGFILVYSLVNQQSFQDIKPMRDQIIRVKRYERVPMILVGNKVDLEGEREVSSGEGKALAQEWNCPFMETSAKNKGSVDELFAEIVRQMNYSAVPSGTDQCCSCILL, encoded by the coding sequence ATGAGGGAGTATAAAGTGGTCGTTTTGGGTTCGGGTGGAGTGGGCAAGTCAGCTTTAACTGTTCAGTTTGTGACAGGATCTTTCATCGAAAAATACGACCCAACAATAGAGGATTTCTACAGAAAGGAGATCGAGGTGGACTCGTCTCCGTCCGTGTTAGAGATACTGGACACGGCAGGAACCGAACAATTTGCCTCTATGCGAGATCTGTATATCAAAAACGGTCAGGGATTCATTCTGGTCTACAGTCTGGTCAACCAACAGAGCTTCCAAGATATCAAACCGATGAGGGATCAGATCATCCGCGTGAAAAGATACGAGCGAGTGCCCATGATCTTGGTTGGAAACAAGGTGGACTTggaaggcgagagagaggtCTCTTCCGGGGAGGGAAAGGCGCTGGCTCAGGAATGGAATTGCCCGTTCATGGAAACTTCTGCCAAAAATAAAGGCTCGGTGGACGAACTGTTTGCTGAAATCGTCAGACAAATGAACTATTCTGCTGTTCCTAGTGGTACTGATCAGTGTTGTTCGTGTATTCTTCTCTAA
- the LOC124472343 gene encoding PWWP domain-containing DNA repair factor 3A-like, whose amino-acid sequence MNLKDLHTFTNLPELQICLVCKRENVFGANLGTTLSGLQCFSVALKTLKPFDCEEADQLMEKAKEKYEGAITWCRELITDYRIRIGCGSFTGSFIEYFADDISCPVRKMYPQGTSALTFPSKLIMEDDYVVLDDHEDESFSEQQEEQGAKKLLPDRSKAARNRANDKLVHFIIKQRRVEKRLLAVISGQQQSKWLRSFLRASRTVVDTYLEDEKQLDQVYLYLKGVYDQAPCIARCLADADRIRFVLDVLLPEAIIYAIAGVDKVSLERAEDKYLKGPCLSKREREEFDLMIEQQMKPLQKVPV is encoded by the exons ATGAATCTGAAAGATCTTCACACCTTCACCAATTTACCAGAATTACAGATATGCCTAGTCTGCAAG AGGGAAAATGTGTTTGGTGCAAATTTAGGAACTACCCTTTCTGGCCTGCAATG TTTTTCTGTGGCGCTAAAGACCCTGAAGCCTTTTGATTGTGAAGAGGCTGATCAACTTATG GAAAAAGCCAAAGAGAAGTATGAGGGTGCCATCACATGGTGCCGGGAGCTGATTACCGACTATAGAATCCGTATCG GATGTGGCTCATTCACTGGCTCCTTTATTGAATACTTTGCTGATGACATAA gCTGCCCAGTGAGGAAGATGTACCCTCAGGGCACATCTGCTCTCACCTTCCCTAGTAAACTCATCATGGAGGACGACTACGTGGTCCTGGATGACCACGAGGACGAGAGCTTCAGCGAGCAGCAAGAGGAACAAGGTGCCAAGAAGCTCCTGCCTGACCGCTCAAAGGCGGCACGCAACCGTGCCAACGACAAGCTGGTGCACTTCATCATCAAGCAGCGCAGGGTGGAGAAGCGTCTGCTG gcagtGATCAGCGGACAGCAGCAGTCCAAGTGGCTGCGCTCCTTCCTGCGGGCCAGCCGGACAGTAGTGGACACCTACCTGGAGGATGAGAAGCAGCTGGACCAGGTGTACCTCTACCTGAAGGGGGTGTACGACCAGGCCCCATGCATCGCCCGCTGCCTGGCCGACGCTGATCGCATCCGCTTTGTCCTTGACGTCCTGCTCCCCGAG GCCATCATCTATGCCATAGCTGGTGTGGACAAGGTTTcactggagagagcagaggacaagTATCTCAAAGGGCCATGTCTCAGTAAAAG agagagggaggaatttGACTTGATGATAGAACAGCAAATGAAACCATTACAAAAGGTCCCTGTGTAA